The Bryobacteraceae bacterium genome includes a window with the following:
- the exuT gene encoding hexuronate transporter, whose translation MKHRLRWAVIGVFALANAINFLDRQILAALAPQLMAEFGLTAAGYGDVILAFSVAYAAGAPAAGWLIDRVGLRWGSSLAVGFWSLAAMATGWAGSAGALMACRAALGLGEAGGVPATGKASAEYLPPRERALGSAVFQIGLTAGAILAPVAAQAIARLYGWRAAFVMLGAAGLVWIPLWLAVERRAPASGGAQDRRGDGAREMLRDRRYWALLGANVLLMAVYSLWVNWTTVFLVREHGLTQAEANYHFAWIPPIFATLGGLAGGWLTLRLSAGMEDVTPARMRTILVASFLLLGGVFIPWMPEAGWATALICLSFFACVASSVNIYAMPLDLFGAHRAALAVSGLTAVYGALQGVFSSVAGRVVDAYGFAPVCVAAAVMPMASWGVLHLALRRREGGR comes from the coding sequence ATGAAGCACCGGCTGCGGTGGGCGGTGATCGGCGTGTTTGCGCTGGCCAACGCGATCAATTTTCTGGACCGGCAGATATTGGCTGCATTGGCGCCGCAATTGATGGCGGAATTCGGGCTGACAGCGGCGGGATATGGGGACGTGATTCTGGCATTTTCCGTGGCCTATGCGGCGGGAGCGCCGGCGGCGGGATGGCTGATCGACCGGGTGGGGCTGCGGTGGGGGAGTTCGCTGGCGGTGGGGTTCTGGTCGCTGGCGGCGATGGCGACAGGGTGGGCGGGATCGGCTGGGGCGCTGATGGCGTGCCGGGCGGCGCTGGGGTTGGGAGAAGCGGGCGGGGTGCCGGCGACGGGGAAGGCTTCGGCGGAGTATCTGCCGCCGCGGGAGCGGGCATTGGGAAGCGCGGTGTTTCAGATCGGGCTGACGGCGGGGGCGATTCTGGCGCCGGTGGCGGCGCAGGCGATCGCGCGGCTGTACGGGTGGCGGGCGGCTTTCGTGATGCTGGGGGCGGCGGGGCTGGTGTGGATTCCGCTGTGGCTGGCGGTGGAGCGGCGGGCGCCCGCTTCAGGAGGAGCGCAGGACAGGCGCGGAGACGGCGCGAGGGAGATGCTGCGGGACCGGCGGTACTGGGCGCTGCTCGGGGCGAACGTGCTGCTGATGGCGGTGTACTCGCTGTGGGTGAACTGGACGACGGTGTTTCTGGTGCGGGAACACGGGCTGACGCAGGCGGAAGCGAATTATCATTTTGCGTGGATTCCGCCGATTTTTGCGACGCTGGGAGGGCTCGCCGGCGGGTGGCTGACGCTGCGGTTATCGGCAGGAATGGAAGATGTGACACCGGCGCGGATGCGGACGATCCTGGTGGCTTCTTTTCTGTTGCTGGGGGGTGTTTTCATCCCGTGGATGCCTGAAGCCGGGTGGGCGACGGCGCTGATCTGCCTGTCGTTTTTCGCGTGCGTGGCATCGAGCGTGAACATCTACGCGATGCCGCTGGATCTGTTCGGGGCGCACCGGGCGGCGCTGGCGGTGTCGGGGCTGACAGCGGTGTACGGGGCGCTGCAGGGGGTGTTCTCGTCGGTGGCCGGGCGCGTGGTGGACGCATACGGATTTGCGCCGGTGTGCGTGGCGGCGGCGGTGATGCCGATGGCGAGCTGGGGCGTGCTGCACCTGGCGCTGCGGCGGCGGGAGGGCGGGCGGTGA
- a CDS encoding isomerase — translation MAESFTRHPQAIVESDRIGAGTRIGAFAHILPGAVIGRDCTISDHVFIEDGAVVGDRVTIQSGVQLGSTVRIENDVFIGPNAAFAAPCVPDGSPRQPEQNAPLTLVKRGASIGANATILPGVTIGENAVVAPGAVVTLDVPRNAVVAGNPAIISSYVDVRPARATTLRMDAEAGAPRLLAGGARLIRVPGVLDLRGNLVHITSGVEIPFEIQRAFFVYGVPSRDVRGEHAHRALHQLLICVHGATHVIVDDGRQRDEIILDDPTVGLYVPPMVWSVQYKYSPDAVLAVLASAPYDPADYIRNYDEYLELIRLNPPEESAKK, via the coding sequence ATGGCAGAGTCCTTCACCCGCCATCCTCAGGCCATCGTCGAGTCGGACCGCATCGGCGCCGGCACTCGCATCGGCGCCTTCGCCCACATCCTGCCCGGAGCCGTCATCGGCCGCGACTGCACCATCTCCGATCACGTCTTTATTGAAGACGGCGCCGTCGTCGGCGACCGCGTCACCATCCAGTCCGGCGTCCAGCTCGGCAGCACGGTCCGCATCGAAAACGACGTCTTCATCGGCCCCAACGCCGCCTTCGCCGCCCCCTGCGTCCCGGATGGCAGCCCCCGCCAGCCTGAACAGAACGCCCCCCTCACGCTCGTCAAGCGCGGCGCCTCCATCGGCGCCAACGCCACCATCCTTCCCGGCGTCACCATCGGTGAGAACGCCGTCGTCGCCCCCGGCGCCGTCGTCACCCTCGACGTGCCCCGCAACGCCGTTGTCGCCGGCAACCCGGCCATCATCTCTTCGTACGTCGATGTCCGGCCCGCCCGCGCCACCACGCTCCGCATGGACGCCGAAGCCGGCGCCCCCCGCCTCCTCGCCGGCGGCGCCCGCCTCATCCGCGTCCCCGGCGTCCTCGACCTCCGCGGCAACCTCGTCCACATCACCTCCGGCGTCGAAATCCCATTCGAGATCCAGCGCGCCTTCTTCGTCTACGGCGTCCCTTCCCGCGATGTCCGCGGCGAGCACGCCCACCGCGCTCTCCATCAGCTGCTCATCTGCGTCCACGGCGCCACCCACGTCATCGTCGACGACGGCCGCCAGCGCGACGAGATCATCCTCGACGATCCCACCGTCGGCCTCTACGTCCCCCCCATGGTCTGGTCCGTCCAGTACAAATATTCGCCAGACGCCGTCCTCGCCGTTCTCGCCTCCGCGCCTTACGATCCGGCCGATTACATCCGCAATTACGATGAATATCTTGAGCTGATCCGCCTCAATCCGCCCGAAGAATCCGCGAAAAAATAG
- the proC gene encoding pyrroline-5-carboxylate reductase: MMSMSEKKRIAVLGAGNMGAAMIGGILKAQVAAPGEIIATTRSPERAAEVAERFGIRATAGGNREAAEQSDLVLLSVKPGVLARVLEEIRDVLHEGQILISLAAVAPIRLIERLTARRMPVFRAMPNIPVVIEEGATAVSSNSYATEEHRALVERIFRAVGVVCFVDEEAMDAVTALSGSGPAYVYMVIEALIAGGLKMGLSHEVATRLAEQTVLGAARLVKETGVHPAILRDQVITPGGVTISAIHELERHGLRAMLISAVETATNHSKSRSRALLEQTRPGE; the protein is encoded by the coding sequence ATGATGTCCATGTCCGAAAAGAAGCGCATCGCCGTGCTGGGGGCGGGCAACATGGGGGCTGCCATGATTGGGGGGATTCTGAAGGCGCAGGTGGCGGCGCCGGGCGAGATCATCGCCACGACGCGCTCGCCGGAGCGGGCGGCGGAGGTGGCGGAGCGGTTCGGCATCCGCGCGACGGCGGGCGGGAATCGCGAGGCGGCGGAGCAGAGCGATCTGGTGCTGCTGAGCGTGAAGCCCGGCGTGCTCGCGCGGGTGCTGGAAGAGATCCGGGACGTGCTGCACGAGGGGCAGATCCTGATTTCTTTGGCGGCGGTGGCGCCGATCCGGCTGATCGAAAGGCTGACGGCGCGGCGGATGCCGGTGTTCCGGGCGATGCCGAACATTCCGGTGGTGATCGAGGAAGGAGCGACGGCGGTCTCGTCGAACAGTTACGCCACGGAGGAGCACCGGGCGCTGGTGGAGCGGATTTTCCGGGCTGTGGGCGTGGTGTGTTTCGTCGACGAAGAGGCGATGGACGCGGTGACGGCGCTGTCGGGGAGCGGACCGGCGTATGTGTACATGGTGATCGAGGCGCTGATCGCGGGCGGGCTGAAGATGGGGCTGTCGCACGAGGTGGCGACGCGGCTGGCGGAGCAGACGGTGCTGGGGGCGGCGCGGCTGGTAAAAGAGACGGGCGTTCATCCGGCGATCCTGCGCGATCAGGTGATCACGCCGGGCGGGGTGACGATCTCGGCAATTCACGAACTGGAGCGGCACGGGCTGCGGGCGATGCTGATTTCGGCGGTGGAGACGGCGACAAATCATTCGAAGTCGCGCAGCCGTGCGCTGCTGGAGCAGACGCGGCCGGGCGAGTAG
- a CDS encoding methyltransferase type 11, producing the protein MRWQASLLLLVLLVSASGQQESHGQRGQGRGQGRGMARMLEEPGRAAWQKPDEVVAALKIREGEIIADIGAGTGYFTRRFAVRAGKVYAVDVNRSLLEQIQALGLPNVVAVPAAPDDPKLPQGGVDTIFFCNVLHHIENRPAYYEKLRAALRPGGRIVVIDFHKRPLPVGPPPDEKLAEEEVIAEFQKSGFRLDRKHDWLEHQYFLEFRPR; encoded by the coding sequence GTGCGCTGGCAGGCTAGTCTCCTGCTCCTGGTTCTGCTCGTTTCCGCCTCCGGACAGCAGGAGTCTCACGGACAACGCGGACAGGGACGCGGACAGGGACGCGGCATGGCCCGCATGCTTGAGGAACCGGGGCGCGCCGCCTGGCAGAAGCCCGACGAAGTCGTCGCCGCCCTGAAAATCCGCGAAGGAGAGATCATCGCCGACATCGGCGCCGGCACGGGTTATTTCACGCGCCGCTTTGCCGTGCGCGCCGGCAAGGTCTACGCGGTCGACGTCAACCGCAGCCTGCTGGAACAGATCCAGGCCCTCGGGCTGCCCAACGTCGTTGCCGTGCCCGCCGCCCCCGATGACCCGAAACTGCCCCAGGGCGGCGTCGACACCATCTTCTTCTGCAACGTGCTCCACCACATCGAAAACCGTCCCGCTTACTACGAAAAGCTCCGCGCCGCCCTCAGACCCGGCGGCCGCATCGTCGTCATCGACTTCCACAAGCGCCCCCTGCCTGTCGGCCCGCCCCCGGACGAAAAGCTCGCCGAGGAGGAAGTGATCGCGGAATTCCAGAAGTCCGGCTTCCGTCTCGACCGGAAGCACGACTGGCTCGAGCACCAGTACTTCCTTGAATTCCGGCCGCGCTGA
- the sigE gene encoding RNA polymerase sigma factor produces MLVEFDIVERAQAGDAQAFNQIVQAYRRRIFGTVSRLIGRPEDVEDVAQEVFIRLYYSLDQLRSPEVFEPWLYRLTVNAALDYLRKRRKRKLESRVADLSEQQVMMADAAAGSKAEVDEKEKARIRELVDSLLSGVSDEDRLLLTLKEVEGLSLKELEKIYRVNENALKVRLFRARQRVLRAYAARRSEEARKGSDDER; encoded by the coding sequence ATGCTTGTGGAATTCGACATCGTGGAGCGGGCGCAGGCCGGAGACGCGCAGGCGTTCAACCAGATCGTCCAGGCGTACCGGCGCAGGATCTTTGGCACGGTATCGCGGCTGATCGGACGGCCGGAGGACGTAGAGGATGTGGCTCAGGAGGTGTTCATCCGGCTGTATTATTCTCTGGATCAGCTCCGCAGTCCGGAGGTGTTCGAGCCGTGGCTGTACCGGTTGACGGTGAACGCCGCGCTGGACTACCTTCGGAAGCGCCGGAAGCGGAAGCTGGAGTCCCGTGTGGCCGATCTCAGCGAGCAGCAGGTGATGATGGCCGATGCAGCGGCAGGATCGAAGGCCGAGGTCGATGAGAAAGAGAAGGCCCGGATCCGGGAACTGGTCGATTCGCTGCTGTCGGGCGTTTCGGACGAAGACCGGCTGCTGCTGACGCTGAAGGAAGTGGAAGGGTTGTCGTTGAAGGAGCTGGAAAAGATCTACCGCGTGAACGAGAATGCCCTGAAGGTGAGGCTGTTCCGCGCCCGCCAGAGGGTGTTGCGGGCCTATGCGGCGCGGCGGAGCGAAGAGGCCCGGAAAGGATCGGACGATGAACGGTGA
- the pcrA gene encoding DNA helicase translates to MDFLSGLNPEQRRAVEHVEGPLLILAGAGSGKTRVITHRIAHLIARHGVYGPSILAVTFTNKAAGEMRERVLRLLSHHAAQSGPIVSTFHSFCVRLLRRDGASLAELRPGFTTSFHIYDDSDQLAVLKQVYKKLGIDEKATPPRGILSRISHAKNQGYAPEDIYRVSAAPDAARLAVLYEHYQMALRAANALDFDDLLLETVRLLRHDDQVRSLWNRRIEFLMIDEYQDTNRPQYELMRLLSQAHSNVAVVGDEDQSIYGWRGADIRNILDFEQDFPNATVIRLEQNYRSTKTILEAASRVVERNTARKGKTLWTDGPAGDPICYFEAEDGEQEALFIADTIRKILASDPQTHVAVLYRTNFQSRQIEEALRRYSLPYKVVGGLSFYQRAEIKDILAYLHLLLNPRDNVSLLRILNVPARGIGKTTAEQLESIALREQCSLWEAIGRALDQHELGSRAEAALAAFRRLVEELRDAAGRMPPHELIAFLLDRTGYRRMLEAEGTPESESRLGNLEELVSAAADSAERGESLQDFLDTAALRSDADDVDTSAQVSLLTMHNAKGLEFPVVFIAGMEEGLFPHSRSIDSESMLEEERRLCYVAMTRAMRRLYLSSARWRRKYGGAPLDSCQPSRFLEEIPRHLLETLHEPRHVPGALDLFGERAMVREAVRRHTYTGKTVNSIDHIQQFFAERGMRGPAVSPSQPKPAAPAAPPKAAPQPPPAPQKPAAPPPPAGKSAPQRGGGLRPGAAVRHPKYGRGTIVRKEGDGDDAKLTISFPGFGLKKLVARFAGLQQDD, encoded by the coding sequence ATGGATTTCCTCTCCGGTCTGAATCCCGAACAGCGCCGTGCTGTCGAACACGTCGAAGGACCGCTGCTGATCCTCGCCGGCGCAGGCAGCGGCAAGACGCGGGTCATCACCCACCGCATCGCTCATCTCATCGCCCGCCACGGCGTCTACGGTCCCTCCATTCTCGCGGTCACCTTCACCAACAAAGCCGCCGGCGAAATGCGCGAGCGCGTTCTGCGCCTGCTCAGCCATCACGCGGCTCAGTCCGGTCCCATCGTCTCCACCTTCCACTCCTTCTGCGTCCGCCTCCTCCGCCGCGACGGCGCCTCCCTCGCCGAACTCCGCCCCGGCTTTACGACGTCGTTCCACATTTACGACGACTCCGACCAGCTCGCTGTCCTCAAGCAGGTTTACAAAAAGCTCGGCATCGACGAGAAAGCGACGCCGCCCCGCGGCATCCTCTCCCGCATCAGCCACGCCAAGAACCAGGGCTACGCCCCCGAAGACATCTACCGCGTCTCCGCCGCTCCGGACGCCGCCCGCCTCGCGGTGCTGTACGAGCACTACCAGATGGCGCTCCGCGCCGCCAACGCGCTCGACTTCGACGACCTGCTGCTCGAGACCGTCCGCCTCCTCCGCCACGACGATCAGGTCCGCAGCCTCTGGAACCGCCGCATCGAGTTCCTCATGATCGACGAGTACCAGGACACCAACCGCCCGCAGTACGAGCTCATGCGGCTGCTGTCCCAGGCCCACTCCAACGTCGCCGTCGTCGGCGACGAGGACCAGTCCATCTACGGCTGGCGCGGCGCCGACATCCGCAACATCCTCGACTTCGAGCAGGACTTCCCCAACGCTACCGTCATCCGCCTCGAGCAGAACTACCGCTCCACCAAAACGATCCTCGAAGCCGCCTCCCGCGTCGTCGAGCGCAACACCGCGCGCAAGGGCAAAACTCTCTGGACCGACGGCCCCGCAGGCGATCCCATCTGCTATTTCGAGGCTGAAGACGGCGAGCAGGAGGCCCTCTTCATCGCCGATACCATCCGCAAGATCCTCGCCTCGGATCCGCAGACGCACGTCGCCGTCCTCTACCGCACGAACTTCCAGTCCCGCCAGATCGAAGAGGCGCTGCGCCGCTATTCGCTGCCCTATAAAGTGGTCGGAGGCCTGTCCTTCTACCAGCGCGCCGAAATCAAGGACATCCTGGCCTACCTCCACCTGCTGCTGAATCCGCGCGACAACGTCAGCCTCCTCCGCATACTCAACGTTCCTGCGCGCGGCATCGGCAAGACCACCGCCGAACAGCTGGAATCCATCGCGCTGCGCGAACAGTGCAGTCTCTGGGAGGCCATCGGGCGCGCGCTGGATCAGCACGAACTCGGCTCCCGCGCCGAAGCCGCCCTGGCCGCCTTCCGCCGCCTCGTGGAAGAGCTGCGGGACGCCGCCGGCCGCATGCCCCCGCACGAACTCATCGCGTTTCTGCTCGACCGCACCGGCTACCGGCGCATGCTGGAGGCCGAAGGCACGCCGGAATCCGAGTCGCGTCTCGGCAACCTGGAAGAACTCGTCTCCGCCGCCGCCGACTCGGCCGAGCGCGGCGAATCGCTCCAGGATTTCCTCGACACCGCCGCCCTGCGCTCCGACGCCGACGACGTCGACACCTCGGCCCAGGTCTCGCTGCTCACCATGCACAACGCCAAGGGGCTCGAGTTCCCCGTCGTCTTCATCGCCGGCATGGAGGAAGGCCTCTTCCCGCACTCGCGCTCCATCGACAGCGAATCGATGCTCGAGGAAGAGCGCCGCCTCTGCTACGTCGCCATGACGCGCGCCATGCGCCGCCTCTATCTCTCGAGCGCCCGGTGGCGCCGCAAGTACGGCGGCGCGCCGCTCGATTCCTGCCAGCCCTCGCGCTTTCTCGAAGAGATTCCGCGGCATCTGCTGGAAACCCTGCACGAGCCGCGCCACGTGCCCGGCGCGCTCGATCTGTTCGGCGAACGCGCCATGGTGCGCGAGGCCGTGCGCCGCCACACCTACACCGGCAAGACGGTCAACTCGATCGATCACATCCAGCAGTTCTTCGCCGAGCGCGGCATGCGCGGCCCGGCCGTCAGCCCTTCCCAGCCGAAGCCCGCCGCTCCCGCGGCGCCGCCCAAGGCGGCGCCTCAGCCGCCGCCCGCCCCGCAGAAGCCTGCCGCGCCTCCTCCGCCGGCAGGAAAGAGCGCTCCGCAGCGCGGCGGCGGCCTGCGTCCCGGCGCTGCGGTCCGCCATCCCAAATACGGCCGCGGCACGATCGTGCGCAAAGAAGGCGACGGCGACGACGCCAAGCTCACCATCAGTTTCCCCGGTTTCGGCCTGAAAAAACTGGTCGCCCGCTTCGCCGGGCTCCAGCAGGACGACTGA
- a CDS encoding integrase, with protein MSRARSISTGRCYGRARVLKAWGLPRSTFYQRRRCEASPRPPARRGPKTRYTDEQLTEQIRRTIHESPFHGEGHRKVWARLRLAGVRTSLRRVLRLMRQHQLLAPQRQPQPVEPKRHEGTIVAGRPNQMWGIDATAGFTLRDGQVPIFAMIDHCSACCLSIHVARRGTRFEALEPVRQAVREQFGGFSEGIALGVKLRHDHGSQFMSDDFQREIRFLGMESSPAFVREPEGNGCIERFFRTLKEQLLWVRHFETLEELAEALEEFRRRYNEHWLIERLQFRSPRQAHQALLALEPAA; from the coding sequence ATGAGCCGTGCCCGGTCGATCTCCACGGGACGCTGCTACGGGCGGGCTCGGGTGCTCAAGGCCTGGGGCCTGCCGCGGTCGACGTTCTACCAGCGGCGCCGCTGCGAGGCTTCGCCTCGCCCGCCCGCCAGGCGCGGCCCGAAGACCCGCTACACCGATGAGCAGCTCACCGAGCAGATCCGGCGTACGATTCACGAGTCGCCCTTCCACGGCGAAGGCCACCGCAAGGTGTGGGCGCGGCTGCGCCTGGCCGGCGTGCGCACCTCCCTGCGGCGCGTGCTGCGCCTGATGCGCCAGCACCAGTTGCTGGCGCCGCAGCGGCAGCCGCAGCCGGTCGAGCCGAAGCGGCACGAGGGAACCATCGTCGCCGGGCGGCCCAACCAGATGTGGGGCATCGACGCCACGGCCGGCTTCACTCTCCGGGATGGACAAGTGCCCATCTTCGCCATGATCGATCACTGCTCGGCCTGCTGCCTGAGCATCCACGTGGCCCGTCGCGGCACGCGGTTTGAAGCGCTCGAGCCTGTGCGCCAGGCCGTGCGCGAGCAGTTCGGAGGCTTCTCCGAAGGCATCGCCCTGGGCGTGAAGCTCCGTCATGACCACGGCTCCCAATTCATGAGCGACGACTTCCAGCGGGAGATCCGCTTTCTCGGCATGGAGTCTTCACCGGCCTTCGTACGCGAGCCCGAAGGCAACGGCTGCATCGAACGCTTCTTCCGCACTCTCAAGGAGCAGCTTCTCTGGGTGCGGCACTTCGAAACCCTGGAAGAACTGGCCGAAGCGCTGGAAGAATTCCGCCGGCGCTACAACGAGCACTGGCTCATCGAACGGCTCCAATTCCGATCCCCGCGGCAGGCTCATCAGGCCCTGCTTGCGCTCGAGCCTGCCGCATGA
- a CDS encoding ABC transporter: MTPETSPAIEIRGLRKVYGAKAAVDGLTLTVERGCFFGFLGPNGAGKTTTIRMLMGLAPPTEGRIRILGREMPDEALEIKARIGLVPDESLLFDHLTGLEFVEFVGRMYGLGRELAKRRAAELMGLFELDTAGRKVIAEYSKGMRKRVAMAAALIHRPELFLLDEPFEGVDAVGARLMKDILLEQVRQGATIFLTSHVLEVVERLCDRVAIIHQGRLIVEGSMEELRAGEETLEDLFVRVVGGPARAAEALDWLR; encoded by the coding sequence ATGACGCCCGAGACGAGTCCTGCCATCGAGATCCGCGGGTTGCGGAAGGTATACGGGGCGAAGGCGGCGGTGGACGGGCTGACGCTGACGGTGGAACGGGGGTGCTTTTTCGGGTTTCTGGGACCGAACGGTGCGGGGAAGACGACGACGATCCGGATGCTGATGGGGCTGGCGCCGCCGACGGAGGGGCGAATCCGGATTCTGGGGCGGGAGATGCCGGACGAGGCGCTGGAGATCAAGGCGCGGATCGGGCTGGTGCCGGACGAGAGCCTGCTGTTCGACCATCTGACAGGTCTGGAATTCGTGGAATTCGTCGGAAGGATGTACGGGCTGGGGCGGGAGCTCGCGAAGCGGCGGGCTGCGGAGCTGATGGGGCTGTTCGAGCTGGACACGGCGGGGCGGAAGGTGATCGCGGAGTATTCGAAGGGGATGAGGAAGCGGGTGGCGATGGCGGCGGCGCTGATCCACCGGCCGGAGCTGTTTCTGCTGGACGAGCCGTTCGAGGGGGTGGACGCGGTAGGGGCGCGGCTGATGAAGGACATTCTGCTGGAGCAGGTGAGGCAGGGGGCGACGATTTTTCTGACGTCGCATGTTCTGGAAGTGGTGGAGCGGCTGTGCGACCGGGTGGCGATCATTCATCAGGGGCGGCTGATCGTGGAGGGCTCGATGGAAGAGCTGCGGGCGGGGGAGGAGACGCTGGAAGACCTGTTCGTGCGCGTGGTGGGGGGGCCGGCGCGGGCGGCGGAGGCGCTGGACTGGCTGAGGTAG
- a CDS encoding amino acid permease, translating into MKSLFRTKSIPELIAAAEAPDKRLARTLGPWSLMALGIGAVIGSGIFILTGTAAAGEVRTYESLLHVPLLDLLMQGGSSSFTFGRPGAGPGVALSFLLTAIVCGFAALCYAEMACAIPVAGSAYTYAYATMGEFIAWMIGWNLVLEYAVSNMAVAVGFSAHVTHMIEGVFGIELPRALTTPAIQGGEFTGAWFNLPGFLVVMGLTWLLVYGIRESARANDIMVLVKIAAILVFIIGAARAIDPSNYRPFMPNGFTGVLTGAAIVFFTYIGFDSVSTAAEECKDPQRDLPIGIIGTLIVCGLLYIGVAVVLTGIAHWSTLNNAAPIVGALKSLGMNTLWKWIDIGALGGMVSSLLVFQYGQARVWFAMSRDGLLPKFFSRIHPVHRTPHVSTWIAGFAVAIPSGVWDVGTFADLSSIGTLFAFFVVSAGVLILRRIRPAREGAFRVPFGPVLPVLSMITCLVLMMALPLETWVRFVGWSIAGIVIYFAFGRRHSALAG; encoded by the coding sequence GTGAAATCCCTCTTCCGCACGAAGAGCATCCCGGAACTCATTGCCGCCGCCGAGGCGCCCGACAAGCGGCTTGCGCGCACGCTCGGCCCATGGTCGCTGATGGCTCTTGGCATCGGCGCCGTCATCGGCTCCGGCATCTTCATCCTCACCGGCACCGCCGCTGCGGGCGAAGTGCGCACGTACGAGTCGCTCCTGCACGTCCCGCTGCTCGACCTGCTGATGCAGGGCGGCAGCTCGAGCTTCACGTTCGGAAGGCCCGGCGCCGGACCGGGCGTGGCGCTGTCGTTCCTGCTCACCGCCATCGTCTGCGGCTTCGCCGCCCTTTGCTACGCCGAGATGGCCTGCGCCATCCCCGTGGCCGGCTCAGCGTACACCTACGCCTACGCCACCATGGGCGAGTTCATCGCCTGGATGATCGGCTGGAATCTGGTGCTCGAATACGCCGTCTCGAACATGGCCGTCGCCGTCGGCTTCTCCGCCCACGTCACGCACATGATCGAGGGCGTCTTCGGCATCGAGCTGCCGCGCGCGCTCACGACGCCCGCCATCCAGGGCGGCGAATTTACGGGCGCGTGGTTCAACCTGCCGGGATTCCTCGTGGTGATGGGGCTTACGTGGCTGCTCGTCTACGGCATCAGGGAAAGCGCCCGCGCCAACGACATCATGGTGCTCGTCAAGATCGCCGCCATTCTGGTTTTCATCATCGGCGCAGCGCGGGCCATTGATCCTTCCAATTACCGCCCCTTCATGCCGAACGGCTTCACCGGCGTGCTCACCGGCGCGGCCATCGTGTTCTTCACCTACATCGGTTTCGACTCCGTCTCCACCGCCGCCGAAGAGTGCAAGGACCCGCAGCGCGACCTGCCCATCGGCATCATCGGCACGCTCATCGTCTGCGGACTGCTGTACATCGGCGTCGCCGTCGTGCTCACCGGCATCGCCCACTGGAGCACGCTGAACAACGCCGCCCCCATCGTCGGCGCGCTCAAGAGTCTCGGCATGAACACGCTGTGGAAGTGGATCGACATCGGCGCCCTCGGCGGCATGGTCTCTTCGCTGCTCGTCTTCCAGTACGGCCAGGCGCGCGTCTGGTTCGCCATGTCGCGCGACGGGCTGCTGCCGAAGTTTTTCTCGCGCATCCACCCCGTGCACCGCACGCCGCACGTCTCCACCTGGATCGCCGGCTTCGCGGTGGCCATTCCGTCGGGCGTCTGGGACGTCGGCACTTTCGCTGATCTGTCCTCCATCGGCACGCTGTTCGCCTTCTTTGTCGTCTCGGCGGGCGTGCTCATCCTGCGCCGCATCCGCCCGGCGCGCGAAGGCGCCTTCCGCGTGCCCTTCGGCCCCGTGCTGCCCGTGCTCTCCATGATCACCTGTCTCGTGCTCATGATGGCGCTGCCCCTGGAGACCTGGGTGCGGTTCGTGGGGTGGTCGATCGCGGGAATCGTCATCTACTTCGCTTTCGGAAGGAGGCACAGTGCGCTGGCAGGCTAG